In Desulfobacter hydrogenophilus, the genomic stretch AATATTCTTGGCACCCGGATAATGGCTGCCGGGGAAAAAAATGATGCGCTGCCGGTCGGTCGGCATAAAAAATTGAAGATCCGAAATAAAGGCTGCCGCTTTTTTTGCATCGGGCAAGACAACGACCAAAGGCTGGTTCAAGCGGGAAAACATTTGGGCAATCGTCCACGCTTTCGGAGCATAGTCGTCACCCATGGCAAGCATGGTATGCTTATTTTTTTTCAACGAATTTAAAATGGCATAAATCATTTAAAGCCCCTGGGGATTTTTAAAACAAAGCTGAGAATCTATCATCCAGGTATCAAGTATGCAAGTGCTAAGCTTTATTTTCTAGGATGAAATTCATGATGCATTTTAATCAGGTAATCGCGTGAGATATGGGTGTAAATCTGGGTGCTTGAAATATCGGAATGACCGAGCATGGTCTGGACCGACCGCAGGTCCGCCCCACCCTCGATCAGGTGGGTGGCAAAGGAGTGGCGCAGGGTATGGGGGGAGACAGGCCGGACAATACCGGCCACAAGGGCGTATTTTTTTATAATTTTCCAGAATGATTGACGGGTCATGGGCTTGCCTGCCCTCGCAATAAACAAAAAATCACTGGATAACTGCTTTAATGTCGTGGGACGCCCCTGATCCAGCCAAATTCTTACCACATCTTTGGCCTTTGAACCAATGGGTACAATTCTCTCTTTGGCGCCTTTGCCCATGACCCTGACAAGACCTGCATCCAGATTTACGTCAACCACCTTTAAAAATACAAGCTCTGAGACCCGGAGTCCGGCCCCGTACATGATTTCCATCATGGCAAGATTTCTTTGCCCTTTGGGTGTTGTGATATCACAGGCGTTTAAAAGCGCTTCCACCTCATTGACGGAGATGACACCCGGCAAATGCCGGCCGGTTTTGGGAATATCAATATCTTTTAGGGGATTGACGGATATCAATTTCTCTGCTGTCAGGTATTTATAAAATCCCCTGATGGAGATCAGGTGCCTGGCCCTGGATTTAGCTGACAGCCCCTGACGGGTCAGATAAACCAGCCATCCAAGAATGGCCGTGGTGTCGGCATTATCAAGAGTTTCAATCCCGTTGTCAGACAGATAATTGATATATGAGGCTAAATCTGTTCCATAGGCTGTAATGCTGTTAGCAGAAAGGCCTTTTTCTATGGTCAGATGATCCATATATGTGTCTACCAGTTCATGCATGATTTCATCCCTTAACAGTGTTTTACTGAAAAAGCTCGGAAATACATCGAAATCCGATAATATTGGCAGTCGTATCTGATGGGAACAGCCCCCGGGAACTGATAGAGACCGAGTCCTTGGCATTCCAGGCCCCGCCTTTGGCTACACTGAACGACTTGGCTTTACGGGTGGCAAAGGGGGGCGGCTGGGTGTCGGCTGTCCACTCCATGACATTGCCCAGCATATCAGCCATACCAAAAACATTGGCAGCATGGTCATAGTTGTCCACAGAACTTGTGTCTGCAAGGCCTGAAGATTCAATATTCAATACGCCTGGATCAAACTGATTGCCCCAGGGGTATTTTAAAGCCATATCCGTGCGGGCAGCAGCCTCCCATTCGGCTTCCGTGGGCAGACGCCGTCCGATCCAGGAGGCATAGGCAAAGGCATCATCCACACTGATTTGAACCACAGGATGGTTTCTTTTGCCGTAAAGGGTGGAACCCGGTCCTATCGGCTGGTACCAGCAGGCCCCTTTAACAATGGAAGATCCGGCTTGTTTACTCCAGACCACTTTTTCCCCTTGTTTTTTAAACCGGGAATGGTAAACCGTTCCAACCTTTTTTCTTTCGGCGGTGGTGACATATCCGGTCTGTTCAATAAAAATTTCAAACAAAGCATTTGTCACCGGATATTTGCCCATATATACCTTGGGCATGTCAAAGGGCTGTAGGGCCAGACTGGATTTCAAGGATTTTTCCGTGCCAACGGTATATGTACCTGCGGGGATCGTGATATAAGCATTGAATTTTTTTTCACGCTCTCCCAGAAAGTCGTCAAACTGTTCGGCAAGCTCCCGGGCATTTCTAAATTCCTCAAGGGCTTCGAGTTCTTCTTCATCAAGCTCGTCAAGCTCTTCTAAGTCCTCATCCTCATCTAAATCAACTTCTTTTATTTCCTGATCCTCATCAAGCTCAATGTCTTCTATTTCTTCAAGTACTTCATCCTCATCGAGCTCAACATCTTCTATTTCCGTGTCCTCATCAATCTCTTCCAACGCTTCAAGATCTTCATCTATCTCTTCGAGTTCGTCATCCTCGATATCTTCTATCTCAACAACATCATCAATCTCTTCAATCTGCGCATCAAGGAGGTCTTCGTCCACCTCTTCAAGGTCTTCATCTTCGTCAAGGTCGATCTCTTCGATTTGTTGGTCTTCATCAATCTCTTCAACCTCTTCGAGTTCGTCATCCTCGATATCTTCTATTTCAACATCATCTTCTATCTCTTCAATCTGCGCATTAAGGAGGTCTTCGTCCACCTCTTCAAGGTCTTCATCTTCGCCAAGATCGATCTCTTCGATTTGTTGGTCTTCATCGATCTCTTCAACCTCTTCGAGTTCGTCATCCTCGATATCTTCTATTTCAACATCATCTTCTATCTCTTCAATCTGCGCATTAAGGAGGTCTTCGTCCACCTCTTCAAGGTCTTCATCTTCGCCAAGATCGATCTCTTCGAGTTGTTGGTCTTCATCGATCTCTTCAACCTCTTCGAGTTCGTCATCCTCGATTTCTTCTATTTCAACATCATCTTCTATCTCTTCAATCTGCGCATTAAGGAGGTCTTCGTCCACCTCTTCAAGGTCTTCATCTTCGCCAAGATCGATCTCTTCGAGTTCGTCATCCTCGATTTCTTCTATTTCAACATCATCTTCTATCTCTTCAATCTGCGCATTAAGGAGGTCTTCGTCCACCTCTTCAAGGTCTTCATCGATCTCTTCAACCTCTTCGAGTTCGTCATCCTCGATTTCTTCTATTTCAACATCATCTTCAAGGGTACCATCACCATCACCGCCGACTCCTTCGTGGTCATCCAAAATTCCGCCACCAAACCGGTTCAACACCTTTTTAATCTCTTCTATGATATCCGTTGACTCATTGTCGGCATCGGGAGGCTGGATTTTATCCAGAAATTCA encodes the following:
- the xerD gene encoding site-specific tyrosine recombinase XerD, which gives rise to MHELVDTYMDHLTIEKGLSANSITAYGTDLASYINYLSDNGIETLDNADTTAILGWLVYLTRQGLSAKSRARHLISIRGFYKYLTAEKLISVNPLKDIDIPKTGRHLPGVISVNEVEALLNACDITTPKGQRNLAMMEIMYGAGLRVSELVFLKVVDVNLDAGLVRVMGKGAKERIVPIGSKAKDVVRIWLDQGRPTTLKQLSSDFLFIARAGKPMTRQSFWKIIKKYALVAGIVRPVSPHTLRHSFATHLIEGGADLRSVQTMLGHSDISSTQIYTHISRDYLIKMHHEFHPRK
- a CDS encoding SUMF1/EgtB/PvdO family nonheme iron enzyme; the protein is MANVSITLFGITEASKNLNYRPGSVKDKAIRAISAYYVSEDSIQNLSSIDGDSIIRQIWDVGDDPGKIKSKRRNFSSLKSSINADLKKLSTNGLNPEDITLTESNVFDMTQDAKNNLLQSFRDAVKPDGFDLTNAADMLHAVAEFLDKIQPPDADNESTDIIEEIKKVLNRFGGGILDDHEGVGGDGDGTLEDDVEIEEIEDDELEEVEEIDEDLEEVDEDLLNAQIEEIEDDVEIEEIEDDELEEIDLGEDEDLEEVDEDLLNAQIEEIEDDVEIEEIEDDELEEVEEIDEDQQLEEIDLGEDEDLEEVDEDLLNAQIEEIEDDVEIEDIEDDELEEVEEIDEDQQIEEIDLGEDEDLEEVDEDLLNAQIEEIEDDVEIEDIEDDELEEVEEIDEDQQIEEIDLDEDEDLEEVDEDLLDAQIEEIDDVVEIEDIEDDELEEIDEDLEALEEIDEDTEIEDVELDEDEVLEEIEDIELDEDQEIKEVDLDEDEDLEELDELDEEELEALEEFRNARELAEQFDDFLGEREKKFNAYITIPAGTYTVGTEKSLKSSLALQPFDMPKVYMGKYPVTNALFEIFIEQTGYVTTAERKKVGTVYHSRFKKQGEKVVWSKQAGSSIVKGACWYQPIGPGSTLYGKRNHPVVQISVDDAFAYASWIGRRLPTEAEWEAAARTDMALKYPWGNQFDPGVLNIESSGLADTSSVDNYDHAANVFGMADMLGNVMEWTADTQPPPFATRKAKSFSVAKGGAWNAKDSVSISSRGLFPSDTTANIIGFRCISELFQ